TTATAGAACATAATGTAGAAGAAGTTACTATAAATCAAAGAGCTTTTGATGGATATATTAATGCTACAGCTTTATGTAAGGCTTGTAATAAAAAAATTAATGATTATTTAAGATTAAATAATACAAAAGAATTTTGTAAAGAATTAAGCTCCGAAACGGGAATTCCCGTTTCGGAACTAATACAAGTGATAAAA
This genomic stretch from Brachyspira sp. SAP_772 harbors:
- a CDS encoding KilA-N domain-containing protein — its product is MDNNLILYNNGQYELSFIEHNVEEVTINQRAFDGYINATALCKACNKKINDYLRLNNTKEFCKELSSETGIPVSELIQVIK